The Gillisia sp. Hel_I_86 genome has a segment encoding these proteins:
- a CDS encoding XRE family transcriptional regulator has product MTKRSSIGDRIKALRKKNSFSQALVAEKLFISQAAYSLIENSQNGIAVDHIINLSKLYEVTTDFILKGDTFLIRIDPSNGFIPLIRAQAHAGFVKNFHEENSFEVSDWYRIPGFNPAIEQKLFEVTGQSMSPTLLNGDVIICQAQPKIDNILDGSLILLVTEGGILIKRIRLDNNNEYLLLESDNEDEKEQSKKINKSDIYQAMVVRGKISSVILPHHQITSKGKIQKMEEAIDFLKKELFILNKKLSNLNK; this is encoded by the coding sequence ATGACAAAGAGATCATCTATTGGAGATAGAATTAAGGCACTTCGAAAGAAAAACAGCTTTTCACAAGCTCTTGTGGCCGAAAAATTATTTATTTCCCAAGCTGCATATTCTTTGATCGAAAATTCCCAAAATGGGATCGCAGTAGATCATATCATCAATTTAAGTAAACTCTACGAGGTGACCACTGATTTTATTTTAAAAGGGGATACGTTTTTGATAAGAATAGATCCATCAAACGGGTTCATTCCCCTAATTAGGGCACAAGCGCACGCAGGTTTTGTTAAAAACTTTCATGAAGAAAATAGTTTTGAAGTATCCGACTGGTACAGGATCCCTGGTTTTAATCCTGCCATAGAGCAAAAATTATTTGAAGTTACTGGCCAGAGTATGTCTCCCACCCTTCTTAACGGAGATGTGATTATTTGCCAAGCGCAACCTAAAATAGATAATATATTGGATGGTTCTTTGATCCTTTTGGTAACCGAAGGCGGTATTTTAATTAAACGTATTCGTTTGGATAACAACAATGAGTACCTTCTGTTGGAAAGTGATAATGAGGATGAAAAGGAGCAATCCAAAAAAATCAATAAATCCGATATTTATCAAGCTATGGTGGTACGAGGCAAAATTAGTAGTGTAATACTTCCTCACCATCAAATCACCTCTAAAGGGAAGATCCAGAAAATGGAAGAAGCTATAGATTTTTTGAAAAAGGAATTGTTTATATTGAACAAAAAGTTGAGTAATCTTAATAAATAG
- a CDS encoding TlpA family protein disulfide reductase, producing MKLFKNQWSNIIIAVIILVMIIPSTRRPIQIFVNKLLAFGPSVTSEEERESLADYNWVLEKNNKDRLEFEDLQNKVVIVNFWATWCPPCIAEMPSFELLYRDYKDKVEFLFVSSEDHETVRGFLNRKKYSIPAYRPLSKAPDPLNGRTLPTTYVIDKNGAIVIKKIGAADWNSESLRKTIDKLLLE from the coding sequence ATGAAGCTTTTTAAAAATCAATGGTCCAATATTATTATTGCCGTAATAATTCTTGTGATGATCATTCCCAGTACCCGTAGACCCATTCAAATTTTTGTAAATAAGTTATTGGCTTTTGGTCCTTCTGTAACTTCTGAAGAGGAAAGGGAATCGCTTGCAGATTATAATTGGGTTTTGGAAAAAAACAATAAGGATAGATTGGAGTTTGAAGATCTACAAAATAAGGTTGTTATTGTAAATTTTTGGGCTACATGGTGTCCTCCTTGTATTGCTGAAATGCCGAGTTTTGAATTGCTGTATCGAGATTACAAGGATAAAGTGGAATTTTTATTTGTTTCTTCTGAAGACCATGAAACCGTTCGAGGTTTTTTAAACAGAAAAAAATATTCGATTCCTGCATACAGGCCTTTAAGCAAGGCTCCAGATCCTTTAAATGGAAGAACACTTCCAACAACATATGTAATTGATAAAAATGGTGCCATTGTCATTAAAAAGATTGGCGCAGCCGATTGGAACAGTGAAAGCCTTAGAAAAACTATCGATAAACTTTTATTGGAATAG
- a CDS encoding lycopene cyclase family protein, with the protein MPQNFDYIIIGSGLAGLQLAYKLSEDPFFGKSQIAIIDPSSKETNDKTWCFWEKGTGKWDEIITKSWDQAKFISTEANIDLELNPYSYKMLRAIDFYNFVRSALKGKSNFHFILDEVGEIDEINSLAFGKKDNYAATHFFDSRIGSDYLENSKSTKIFQHFKGLRITTTNPVFDEAIFTMMDFRLKFPESTSFTYVLPLSEREALIEYTFFTPFLIEEPVYDTYLQTYIKDILKIEDHEIIETEKGVIPMTDYNFHEASGPKVTKIGTAGSWVKGSTGYSFKHTEKKTAQLVQNIKSGKNPKDGLLNARSRWYDAIFLDVLHRNNELGEQVFTKFYSNNTPQEIFKYLDEETNILEELKIMFSIYHPEFVRSFFRKLFQ; encoded by the coding sequence GTGCCACAAAATTTTGATTATATTATTATTGGAAGTGGCCTGGCAGGACTACAATTAGCATATAAGCTAAGCGAAGATCCTTTTTTTGGGAAATCACAAATTGCCATCATAGATCCCTCTTCCAAAGAAACCAACGATAAAACATGGTGTTTTTGGGAAAAGGGAACTGGAAAATGGGATGAAATAATTACAAAATCATGGGATCAAGCTAAATTTATTTCTACAGAAGCAAATATAGATTTGGAGCTCAATCCATATTCGTATAAAATGTTGAGAGCTATAGATTTCTATAATTTTGTTAGATCTGCATTAAAAGGCAAATCCAATTTTCATTTTATTTTAGATGAGGTTGGGGAAATAGATGAAATAAATTCTCTTGCATTCGGAAAGAAGGACAATTATGCTGCAACTCATTTTTTTGACAGCCGAATTGGCTCTGATTACTTAGAGAACTCAAAATCCACCAAAATTTTTCAGCATTTTAAAGGTCTGCGAATTACAACAACCAATCCTGTTTTTGATGAAGCGATTTTTACAATGATGGATTTCAGGTTAAAATTTCCGGAGAGCACCAGTTTTACCTACGTTTTGCCCTTAAGTGAACGGGAAGCATTAATAGAATACACTTTTTTCACCCCATTTCTTATCGAGGAACCTGTTTACGACACCTATTTGCAGACCTATATTAAAGACATTCTTAAAATAGAGGACCATGAAATTATTGAAACCGAAAAAGGAGTGATCCCCATGACCGATTATAATTTTCATGAAGCCAGTGGTCCAAAAGTGACAAAAATAGGCACTGCCGGATCTTGGGTCAAAGGTTCTACAGGCTATTCTTTTAAACATACCGAAAAGAAAACAGCCCAATTAGTGCAAAATATTAAATCTGGGAAAAATCCTAAAGATGGATTGTTAAACGCACGATCCAGATGGTACGATGCTATTTTTCTAGATGTATTACATAGAAACAATGAACTTGGAGAACAGGTTTTTACTAAATTTTACTCGAACAACACTCCCCAGGAAATATTTAAATACTTAGATGAAGAAACGAACATATTGGAAGAGCTAAAAATAATGTTCAGTATTTATCATCCAGAGTTTGTGCGTTCATTTTTTAGAAAGCTATTCCAATAA
- a CDS encoding sterol desaturase family protein: MELILWILIFVATFLMMEGMAWFTHKYVMHGFLWKLHQDHHKKDHSHWWERNDLFFVFYAIVSISFFLLWRYNDLWIGLPIGLGILAYGIAYFMVHDIFIHQRFKIFRNANNRYAKGVRRAHKMHHKHLGKDEGECFGMLWVPFKYFKK, translated from the coding sequence ATGGAACTCATTCTTTGGATCCTAATTTTTGTCGCTACTTTTTTAATGATGGAAGGGATGGCATGGTTCACCCATAAATATGTAATGCACGGTTTTTTATGGAAATTGCATCAAGATCATCACAAAAAAGACCATAGCCACTGGTGGGAACGAAACGATTTATTTTTCGTTTTCTACGCAATCGTTAGCATTAGCTTTTTTCTTTTATGGAGATATAATGATCTTTGGATAGGATTGCCTATTGGATTGGGAATTCTTGCTTACGGCATCGCATATTTTATGGTACATGATATTTTTATACACCAACGATTTAAAATATTTAGAAACGCCAATAATAGATATGCAAAAGGAGTGAGGAGAGCACACAAAATGCATCATAAGCATCTGGGCAAGGATGAAGGGGAATGTTTTGGAATGCTTTGGGTGCCCTTTAAATATTTTAAAAAGTAA
- a CDS encoding phytoene/squalene synthase family protein — MKSIFDTVSHTCSQVVTNAYSTSFSMATKMLAPSIRQDIYNIYGFVRFADEIVDSFHDYDKEQLLEEFSQDLYKAIERKISLNPILNSFQETVHKYKIEPALYNAFLKSMKLDLHKSTYLTQEDYEEYIYGSADVVGLMCLKVFVKGDNKKYEELKGSAMSLGSAFQKVNFLRDLKADFEDLSRSYFPGANLAALDEISKQKIIFEIEEDFRAGLKGIAKLPLEAKFGVYTAYIYYSKLLTKLKKIPSLEIKNKRISVPNYQKAGLLAKSYISYRLNLI, encoded by the coding sequence CGATTTTTGACACAGTATCGCACACCTGTAGCCAGGTAGTAACCAACGCATATAGTACGTCATTCTCTATGGCCACAAAAATGCTGGCTCCTTCAATAAGACAGGATATTTACAATATTTATGGTTTTGTAAGGTTTGCAGATGAAATTGTGGACTCTTTTCATGACTACGATAAAGAACAATTATTGGAAGAATTCTCACAAGATCTTTACAAGGCTATCGAGAGGAAGATAAGCCTCAACCCAATTTTAAATTCTTTTCAAGAAACTGTGCATAAATATAAAATTGAACCAGCACTTTATAATGCATTTTTAAAGAGCATGAAATTGGATCTACATAAATCCACATATCTTACCCAAGAAGATTATGAGGAATATATTTATGGCAGTGCAGATGTTGTGGGCCTAATGTGTTTAAAGGTGTTTGTAAAAGGTGACAATAAAAAATATGAAGAATTAAAAGGATCTGCAATGAGTTTAGGATCTGCCTTCCAAAAAGTGAATTTTTTAAGGGACCTGAAAGCAGATTTTGAAGACCTTAGCAGAAGTTATTTTCCAGGTGCTAATCTTGCCGCACTTGATGAAATTAGCAAACAAAAGATTATTTTTGAAATTGAAGAAGATTTTAGGGCGGGTCTAAAAGGTATCGCCAAATTACCCCTGGAAGCAAAATTTGGAGTATATACAGCCTATATTTATTATAGCAAACTATTGACCAAATTAAAAAAAATACCGTCCCTGGAAATCAAGAACAAGCGTATAAGCGTTCCTAATTATCAAAAAGCAGGTTTGCTCGCTAAATCTTACATCTCATATAGATTAAATTTAATATAA